The Rubripirellula tenax genome contains the following window.
AAGAACTTGCCAAGCTGCTGCCCGTTCGCGCGTTGGCTCCACAACCGTGGTTTCCCCTCGTTCGCCCTCGCCGGATCGACCCAGCGATCAGCACCGCGAATTTAACGGTGGACGCAGCCAGCATGCTCTACTTTCCAGGCGTTGCCAAAGGACTTGACGGCTTTTGGCTTGATCGGTGCGTCGATCGATGGCTCGACGAGATGGATCCAGATGTCGTGGGCGACGCCATTCTGGACGCTCACTTCGGTTACCCCGAGGGCGTTGGCTGCTGGCGAGTCGCCAAGCGCCGCGGCATGCCGATCTTCATCACCATCCGTGGACTTGAAGTCGACCTCTTCGGACGGTCATCGCGTGGCGACCAATTGCTGCAAGCGCTTTGTGAAGCGACCGGGGTCATTGCCGTAAGCCATTCTCTCAAGAAGGTCGCCGTCTCGGCTGGAGTTCCCGCCGATCAAATCACAGTCATACCCAACGGAGTCGATACGGCGACGTACAGCATGGGCGATCAAACGACAGCACGGCGCCAAGTCGGGTACGAAAGCCCAAAAAAGTTAATTGTGTCGGTGGGCAACCTGAAGCCCGTCAAAGGACACGATGTCTTGATCCGCGCCGTTGCCAGAATCAAAAACGACGTCGACTTCCAATTGGTCTGCATTGGAGG
Protein-coding sequences here:
- a CDS encoding glycosyltransferase, which translates into the protein MNVLSVCTNLPTQRSPLHGLFVRRRLEELAKLLPVRALAPQPWFPLVRPRRIDPAISTANLTVDAASMLYFPGVAKGLDGFWLDRCVDRWLDEMDPDVVGDAILDAHFGYPEGVGCWRVAKRRGMPIFITIRGLEVDLFGRSSRGDQLLQALCEATGVIAVSHSLKKVAVSAGVPADQITVIPNGVDTATYSMGDQTTARRQVGYESPKKLIVSVGNLKPVKGHDVLIRAVARIKNDVDFQLVCIGGGVQSTWGKSLQNLVSELGVQDHVRFIGSKPPHEVADWLRAADLFALASHREGCCNAVLEALSTGLPVVATDAGDNAEYIKDSNMGCVVPTKSPADLGKAIVESLSNQYDKASIANAMVDTTWSSVAGKIVGLLNQLPNRRPIASVPENADCVP